From Anaerohalosphaera lusitana, one genomic window encodes:
- a CDS encoding cofactor-independent phosphoglycerate mutase, with amino-acid sequence MKTKYAIIIPDGAADYPIEEFDGKTPLQAAQTPNMDRIAIQGRQGTVQTIPAGMPAGSDVAQMSLLGYDPLKYYNGRAPIEAAAQDIKLGEDDWAFRCNLVTIADDVMADHSAGHISTDEAAKVIADIKTLFAEDARLKFYTGVSYRHLCIITGEDFEKIVTTPPHDIIGEKASKYYPKGKHAKMLVEAMKRSQDFLADHDINRVRKDLGENPVTSIWLWGHGQRMALDSFKKRFKLSGAAITGVDLIRGLAKLIGFDILHVEGATGYIDTNYYGKGQAAVEALENYDLLFVHVEAPDEAGHSGNAQAKKYSIEQIDRHIVGPVHEALEKYQDYRIIVLPDHPTPIEIQSHTDEPVPFAMAGTNVKASLKKPFSEENAFETGLHIPRGSELMEYFLTI; translated from the coding sequence TTGAAGACTAAATACGCGATCATAATCCCAGACGGCGCCGCCGACTACCCCATCGAAGAATTCGACGGCAAAACCCCGCTCCAGGCCGCCCAGACACCCAACATGGACCGCATCGCGATCCAGGGCCGCCAGGGTACCGTCCAGACCATCCCCGCAGGTATGCCCGCCGGCTCCGACGTCGCACAAATGTCCCTGCTCGGATACGACCCTCTAAAATACTACAACGGCCGCGCACCCATCGAAGCCGCCGCACAGGACATCAAACTCGGCGAAGACGACTGGGCCTTCCGCTGCAACCTCGTCACCATCGCCGACGACGTGATGGCCGACCACTCCGCCGGCCACATCTCAACCGACGAAGCAGCAAAAGTCATCGCCGACATCAAAACCCTCTTCGCAGAAGACGCACGCCTCAAATTCTACACAGGCGTCAGCTACCGACACCTCTGCATCATCACAGGCGAAGACTTCGAAAAGATCGTCACCACCCCGCCCCACGACATCATCGGCGAAAAAGCATCGAAGTACTACCCCAAGGGCAAACACGCAAAAATGCTCGTCGAAGCCATGAAACGCTCGCAGGACTTCCTCGCCGACCACGACATAAACCGCGTCCGCAAGGACCTCGGCGAAAACCCCGTCACCAGCATCTGGCTCTGGGGCCACGGCCAGCGAATGGCGCTCGACTCGTTCAAAAAACGCTTCAAACTCTCCGGCGCAGCCATCACGGGCGTCGACCTCATCCGCGGCCTCGCAAAACTCATCGGCTTCGACATCCTCCACGTCGAAGGCGCCACCGGCTACATCGACACCAACTACTACGGCAAGGGTCAGGCAGCCGTCGAGGCCCTCGAAAATTACGACCTGCTCTTCGTCCACGTCGAAGCACCCGACGAAGCCGGACACTCAGGCAACGCCCAGGCAAAGAAATATTCCATCGAACAGATCGACCGCCACATCGTCGGCCCCGTACACGAAGCACTCGAAAAGTACCAGGACTACCGCATCATCGTCCTGCCCGACCACCCAACACCCATCGAGATCCAGTCACACACCGACGAACCGGTCCCATTCGCAATGGCCGGAACGAACGTAAAGGCCTCACTGAAAAAACCATTCTCCGAAGAAAACGCCTTCGAAACAGGCCTGCACATACCCCGAGGCTCAGAGCTGATGGAATACTTCCTGACCATCTGA
- a CDS encoding arylsulfatase has translation MSGTITRRGFLKRSGLVLGGAVLGGAVSKVKGGKVSGERGDRPNVVLILADDMGWSDIGCYGGEIDTPNIDELGYNGLRFSQFHNTAKCFPSRACLLTGKYAQQCGMDKRHGEIKNAVTIGELLKRGGYRTLMAGKHHGTENMYDRGFDRYYGLRDGCCNFFNPGDQRPGEGKPAKKRDRVWCIDEKTYHPYTPEEKDFYTTDYFTNYALDYLEEYKDEDRPFFLYLAYTAPHDPLMAWGEDIAKYEDSYKDGYEPVRAKRYKRQVEMGLIDEKTYPLSEATYKKWEKLSEEERGEESRKMAVYAAMIDRLDQNIGRVVEKLKEIGELENTLIMFASDNGASAEVVRRGENVPGSGEIGSMTRWSSLGRNWANVCNTPFRYYKNYSYEGGICTPFIAYWKGKIAGGRKSEFAAHFIDVLPTLGEICGASYPDKHDGKEIAGPAGISLAPILRGESLESDRAIYWQWARGKAVMKGKWKLVRWGSGPDAWELYDVEKDKTETDDLADRRPGVVEEMARMHEEWVDRCKEG, from the coding sequence ATGAGCGGGACTATTACGCGGCGTGGGTTTTTGAAGCGGTCGGGGCTGGTATTGGGCGGAGCTGTTTTGGGCGGGGCGGTTTCCAAGGTGAAAGGCGGCAAAGTTTCGGGTGAGCGGGGGGACAGGCCGAACGTTGTTCTGATACTTGCGGATGATATGGGTTGGTCGGATATCGGGTGTTACGGCGGTGAGATCGATACGCCTAACATCGATGAGCTTGGGTATAATGGGCTGCGATTTTCTCAGTTTCATAATACGGCGAAATGTTTTCCATCTCGGGCGTGTCTGCTGACCGGTAAGTATGCGCAGCAGTGCGGGATGGATAAAAGGCACGGGGAGATAAAGAACGCGGTTACGATTGGCGAGCTTCTGAAGCGGGGCGGTTATCGGACGCTTATGGCGGGTAAGCATCATGGGACGGAGAATATGTATGACAGGGGGTTTGACCGGTATTACGGGCTGCGGGACGGGTGCTGTAACTTTTTCAATCCGGGTGATCAGAGGCCCGGTGAGGGGAAGCCAGCGAAGAAGCGGGATCGTGTGTGGTGCATAGACGAGAAGACGTATCATCCGTACACGCCTGAGGAGAAGGACTTTTATACGACGGACTATTTTACCAATTATGCGCTGGATTACCTGGAGGAGTACAAGGATGAGGATCGGCCGTTCTTTTTGTACCTTGCGTATACTGCGCCGCATGATCCGCTGATGGCGTGGGGGGAGGATATTGCAAAGTATGAGGATTCGTACAAGGATGGGTATGAGCCGGTGAGGGCGAAGCGGTATAAGAGGCAGGTGGAGATGGGGCTGATCGATGAAAAGACGTATCCGCTGTCCGAGGCGACGTATAAGAAATGGGAGAAGCTGAGTGAGGAAGAGCGGGGGGAAGAGTCGCGGAAGATGGCGGTTTATGCTGCGATGATCGATCGGCTGGACCAGAATATAGGGAGGGTCGTCGAGAAGCTGAAGGAGATCGGGGAGCTTGAGAACACGCTTATTATGTTCGCTTCGGATAACGGAGCTTCGGCGGAGGTGGTAAGGCGGGGTGAGAATGTGCCGGGCAGCGGTGAGATCGGTTCGATGACTAGGTGGAGTTCGCTTGGGAGGAACTGGGCGAACGTGTGCAATACGCCGTTCAGGTATTACAAGAATTACAGCTATGAGGGAGGTATCTGCACGCCGTTCATCGCTTACTGGAAGGGTAAGATAGCAGGCGGGCGGAAGAGTGAGTTCGCGGCGCATTTTATAGACGTTCTGCCGACGCTTGGGGAGATATGCGGGGCGAGTTATCCGGACAAGCATGACGGGAAGGAGATCGCGGGGCCTGCGGGGATAAGTCTTGCGCCGATACTGCGGGGTGAGTCGCTGGAGAGTGATCGGGCGATCTACTGGCAGTGGGCGCGAGGCAAGGCAGTGATGAAGGGCAAGTGGAAGCTGGTTCGCTGGGGTTCGGGGCCGGATGCTTGGGAGCTTTATGATGTGGAGAAGGACAAGACGGAGACGGATGATCTGGCTGATCGGCGGCCGGGGGTTGTGGAGGAAATGGCGCGGATGCATGAGGAGTGGGTGGATCGGTGCAAGGAGGGGTGA
- a CDS encoding type II secretion system protein: protein MRVKRGFTLIELLVVIAIIALLLSIMMPALSMVKEKARLVVCGSNQKQLIYGVSMYGTEHDGKLPPNPNWVGGNNYHRPTELNWYGNGVGTLDPTLSNYHPVGKYLGGYLPDVGVYNCTVAPIAKDTPWPPRGSKVESVGTYNEVYQDYDFAPLHATYMLLWNYQGYNQSVSTGGAQGENFVAPSKMSSKNQLILQDSLFYLPQGQGNLLWETPSNSWYSSHNFGGATKVDPYFVMDGPQDEIPDEIDINAGYLDGSVQRFKSSECYWVKNWSAAAGLVPVF from the coding sequence ATGCGAGTGAAGAGAGGTTTTACGCTGATCGAGCTGCTGGTTGTAATTGCGATAATTGCGCTTTTGCTGTCGATCATGATGCCGGCGTTGAGCATGGTCAAGGAGAAGGCGCGGCTTGTGGTCTGCGGGAGTAATCAGAAGCAGCTTATTTACGGCGTGTCGATGTACGGTACAGAACATGATGGTAAGCTGCCGCCTAATCCGAACTGGGTGGGGGGCAATAACTATCATAGGCCAACGGAGCTGAACTGGTACGGCAATGGGGTTGGTACGCTGGATCCTACTTTGTCGAACTATCATCCGGTTGGTAAGTACCTGGGCGGTTATCTGCCGGACGTGGGTGTGTATAATTGTACCGTGGCGCCGATTGCTAAGGATACGCCGTGGCCGCCGCGCGGGTCGAAGGTGGAGTCGGTTGGGACTTATAATGAAGTCTATCAGGATTATGACTTTGCGCCGCTGCATGCGACTTATATGCTACTTTGGAACTACCAGGGGTATAATCAAAGTGTGAGCACTGGTGGTGCACAGGGTGAGAATTTTGTTGCGCCGAGTAAGATGAGCAGTAAAAACCAGCTTATATTGCAGGATTCGCTTTTTTATCTGCCGCAAGGTCAGGGGAACCTGTTGTGGGAGACGCCTTCGAATTCGTGGTACAGCAGTCATAATTTTGGCGGTGCTACGAAGGTGGACCCATATTTCGTGATGGATGGGCCGCAGGATGAGATTCCTGACGAAATAGACATTAATGCCGGCTATCTTGACGGTTCAGTTCAGAGGTTCAAGTCTTCAGAGTGCTACTGGGTGAAGAACTGGAGTGCCGCGGCGGGGTTGGTGCCTGTCTTTTGA
- a CDS encoding C25 family cysteine peptidase, with the protein MRTTFKCRNLFTVSLILLIAALLAPASLAAETHKPGYAIITTDYIAQNSAALPDFLAHKSARGFNVILATQSDFGSATGQPAADNIRNFLAANHTAQNITYVLLLGNPHPTSGTIPMKLVQSSVGDSPFPTDTYYADLDGNWPENADGNWEVYPGRIPYYGESSQWYKLADVDHILRKCIAYENAAETEWRNNAFFVIHNYEAGNRQGMEHIKNDYLIPRGMKYRRIYDSPGDELPPAELYVPGTKTEEVITALNSNKFGLAWLSGHSSSYGPNGLLTNTDAIEKLDDDHPTLFWSVACQSGNPSYEHNFGAALLRNGAIGSVAASVSVNGDPRPMFKNIIENRMTQGKAYWQGKPADATVLHDTIAGYNFYGDPSIRIQTGDSYEPYAFMVEPTGASHHVLQQLENFTETQTYTITNNSLAPIDYTLSADSPWLSISNTTGTINPDSSANAYVTITADAAQLPPGDHSTELTFTNTTTGQTETRLVTLRVKPRILTLRYSLDETAGTTASDAIADNHASLQNFTFDTAATAGHIDGALTFDGLDDTLTVNHLDIDNPAVTITAWLKSDGTQNNSAAIISNRTTAGAALHFKYNNQLAYTWNGTNEYWNTGLNVPPDTWTFVALTIEPGRAAVYMYDGQMHSAARYANHATEPFTGTTCIGSDIGRTGTFFDGVLDDLRIYNYALDASAIDAVRRGGRATNPTPANAEQGFPPIKLRWLPSPVASYYHIYLGTSRDAVESATTLSPEYIGRTSVTYRSFDWYPETQYFWRIDTVTPTGTLTGDIWHFTTSNGTGALTREIWTGLPGSSVDDLTSYILYPNIPIRNGAVRTFQAPSNYADSYGQRIHGYIIPPLTGPYTFYIAADDTAQLHLSTDQDPANTSLIAEVTSLTTPENFDDAFEPAQTSDPIHLTAGRRYYISALHKEDTQADHLSVAWKHPDIPRQIIPAEHIMPYLPGFNAAPYFTADPITAAPATEAQPYTASIADTAADDLGPDNLTFTKASGPAWLTVSPAGELTGTPADADTQTNPNTFTIGVTDSIGDYDETTLHIDVAQKYTGEKGIPDLTLFADAWLSNPAQPPADLNNDNKVNLHDLTILTQNWLKTP; encoded by the coding sequence ATGAGAACAACTTTTAAATGTAGAAACCTCTTCACTGTCAGCCTCATCCTGCTGATCGCCGCCCTCCTCGCGCCCGCATCCCTCGCCGCCGAAACCCACAAACCCGGCTACGCCATAATCACCACCGACTACATCGCCCAAAATTCCGCCGCCCTTCCCGACTTCCTCGCCCACAAATCCGCCCGCGGCTTCAACGTCATCCTCGCAACCCAATCCGACTTCGGCTCCGCCACCGGCCAGCCCGCCGCCGACAACATCCGCAACTTCCTCGCCGCAAACCACACCGCCCAAAACATCACCTACGTCCTCCTCCTCGGCAACCCGCACCCAACCTCCGGCACCATACCCATGAAGCTCGTCCAAAGCTCAGTAGGCGACTCACCCTTCCCAACCGACACGTACTACGCCGACCTCGACGGCAACTGGCCCGAAAACGCCGACGGCAACTGGGAAGTCTACCCAGGCCGCATCCCCTACTACGGCGAATCCTCACAATGGTACAAACTCGCCGACGTCGACCACATACTCCGCAAATGCATCGCATACGAAAACGCAGCCGAAACCGAATGGCGAAACAACGCATTCTTCGTCATCCACAACTACGAAGCAGGCAACCGCCAAGGCATGGAGCACATCAAAAACGACTACCTAATCCCCCGCGGCATGAAATACCGCCGCATCTACGACTCCCCCGGCGACGAACTCCCCCCCGCTGAACTATACGTCCCCGGCACCAAAACCGAAGAAGTCATCACCGCCCTCAACTCGAACAAATTCGGCCTCGCATGGCTCAGCGGACACTCCTCCAGCTACGGCCCCAACGGCCTCCTCACAAACACCGACGCCATCGAAAAACTCGACGACGACCACCCCACCCTCTTCTGGTCCGTCGCATGCCAGTCCGGCAACCCATCATACGAACACAACTTCGGCGCCGCCCTCCTCCGAAACGGCGCAATAGGCTCCGTCGCCGCATCCGTCAGCGTCAACGGCGATCCCCGGCCCATGTTCAAAAACATCATCGAAAACCGCATGACCCAGGGCAAGGCATACTGGCAAGGCAAACCCGCCGACGCAACCGTCCTCCACGACACCATCGCAGGCTACAACTTCTACGGCGACCCCTCCATCCGCATCCAGACCGGCGACTCCTACGAACCCTACGCCTTCATGGTCGAACCCACCGGCGCCTCCCACCACGTCCTCCAGCAGCTCGAAAACTTCACCGAAACCCAAACCTACACAATAACCAACAACTCCCTCGCCCCCATCGACTACACCCTCTCCGCCGACTCCCCCTGGCTCTCCATCTCCAACACCACCGGCACCATCAACCCCGACAGCTCCGCAAACGCATACGTCACCATAACTGCCGACGCTGCCCAACTCCCCCCGGGCGACCACTCCACAGAACTCACCTTCACCAACACAACCACAGGCCAAACCGAAACCCGCCTCGTCACCCTCCGCGTCAAGCCCCGCATCCTCACCCTCCGCTACAGCCTCGACGAAACCGCCGGCACCACCGCCTCCGACGCCATCGCCGACAACCACGCCTCCCTCCAAAACTTTACCTTCGACACCGCAGCAACCGCAGGTCATATCGACGGCGCCCTCACCTTCGACGGCCTCGACGACACACTCACCGTAAACCACCTCGACATCGACAACCCCGCCGTCACCATCACCGCCTGGCTCAAATCCGACGGCACACAAAACAACTCCGCCGCAATCATCTCCAACCGCACCACCGCCGGCGCAGCCCTCCACTTCAAATACAACAACCAGCTCGCCTACACCTGGAACGGCACCAACGAATACTGGAACACCGGCCTAAACGTCCCCCCCGACACCTGGACATTCGTCGCCCTGACCATCGAACCGGGCCGAGCCGCCGTCTACATGTACGACGGCCAGATGCACTCCGCCGCCCGATACGCAAACCACGCCACCGAACCCTTCACCGGCACAACCTGCATCGGCTCCGACATCGGCCGTACAGGCACCTTCTTCGACGGCGTCCTCGACGACCTCCGCATCTACAACTACGCACTCGACGCCTCCGCCATAGACGCCGTCCGTCGCGGCGGCCGCGCGACCAACCCAACCCCCGCCAACGCCGAACAGGGCTTCCCGCCCATCAAGCTCCGCTGGCTCCCCAGCCCCGTCGCAAGCTACTACCATATATACCTCGGCACCTCCCGCGACGCAGTCGAATCCGCCACCACCCTCTCCCCCGAATACATCGGCCGCACCTCCGTCACATACCGCTCCTTCGACTGGTACCCCGAAACACAATACTTCTGGCGCATAGACACCGTCACCCCCACCGGCACCCTCACCGGCGACATCTGGCATTTCACCACCTCCAACGGCACCGGCGCCCTCACCCGCGAAATATGGACCGGTCTGCCCGGCTCATCCGTCGACGACCTCACAAGCTACATCCTCTACCCCAACATCCCCATCCGCAACGGCGCGGTCCGCACGTTCCAGGCCCCCTCAAACTACGCCGACTCCTACGGCCAGCGCATCCACGGCTACATAATCCCGCCCCTAACGGGCCCATACACCTTCTACATCGCCGCCGACGACACTGCCCAGCTCCACCTCTCCACCGACCAGGACCCCGCAAACACCTCCCTCATCGCGGAAGTGACCAGCCTGACCACCCCAGAAAACTTCGACGACGCCTTCGAACCCGCCCAGACCTCCGACCCGATCCACCTCACCGCAGGCCGACGCTACTACATCTCCGCCCTGCACAAAGAAGACACACAGGCCGACCACCTCTCCGTCGCCTGGAAACACCCCGACATCCCCCGACAGATCATCCCCGCCGAACACATCATGCCCTACCTCCCCGGCTTCAACGCTGCCCCATACTTCACCGCTGACCCCATAACCGCCGCACCCGCAACCGAGGCCCAGCCCTACACCGCCTCCATCGCAGACACCGCAGCCGACGACCTCGGCCCCGACAACCTAACCTTCACCAAAGCCTCGGGCCCCGCCTGGCTCACCGTCTCACCCGCCGGCGAACTCACCGGCACACCCGCCGACGCCGACACACAAACAAACCCCAACACATTCACCATCGGCGTAACCGACTCAATAGGCGACTACGACGAAACCACCCTGCACATAGACGTCGCCCAAAAATACACCGGCGAAAAAGGCATCCCCGACCTCACCCTCTTCGCAGACGCCTGGCTTTCAAACCCCGCACAACCCCCAGCCGACCTCAACAACGACAACAAAGTAAACCTCCACGACCTCACCATCCTGACCCAAAACTGGCTAAAAACCCCCTGA
- a CDS encoding RHS repeat-associated core domain-containing protein — translation MEYTVDSGTESESASCIYGNYVDEALLMADANGDRTHAYIHNNLYSPVAMIDWTDGTIAERCEYSVYGTATVRLPGPDGSYYTADDITQDAPKTANPYLYTGRRLDILEGGSLKLQYSRHRYYDPQTGRFLQKDPLGIAPFGLILGNSFDPVGQYDGGLLAYSYGRLIPTIAVDFLGLKDYAIGNGPRPDINWDDNYEYDASAKPTLKDYLYWFIFRELLKTLEATGFMPDAARAYRHYRGASGDDLHVKYNKAIKEDAKIRRSFESEIAGAQADIERLHDGETKEFWVYSQEERGTGHPETQNWQKALGGHCIWGEGPVKYDSATCEYSFHISIEMEDWYNFNPAQNDIATGLPDEINGRFQRLGWAKAFFSRGKVERTVKWKRGKASTTTEIDGEPRRRSRRRFR, via the coding sequence ATGGAGTACACCGTCGACTCCGGCACAGAAAGCGAATCGGCAAGCTGCATCTACGGCAACTACGTCGACGAGGCCCTGCTGATGGCCGATGCGAACGGCGACCGGACACACGCCTACATCCACAACAACCTTTACAGCCCCGTCGCAATGATCGACTGGACCGACGGCACCATCGCCGAACGCTGCGAATACAGCGTCTACGGCACCGCAACCGTCCGCCTGCCCGGCCCCGACGGCTCATACTACACCGCCGACGACATCACCCAGGACGCCCCGAAAACCGCAAATCCGTACTTGTACACAGGCCGACGCCTTGATATACTCGAAGGCGGCTCTTTGAAATTACAATACTCCCGCCACCGCTACTACGACCCCCAAACCGGCAGATTTCTGCAGAAGGATCCGCTGGGAATTGCACCTTTTGGATTGATTTTAGGTAATTCATTCGATCCTGTAGGGCAGTATGATGGCGGATTGCTCGCCTACTCTTATGGGAGGTTAATCCCCACTATCGCAGTGGATTTTTTGGGCCTGAAAGACTATGCAATAGGCAATGGGCCTAGACCAGATATTAACTGGGATGATAATTATGAGTATGATGCAAGTGCAAAACCCACGCTGAAAGATTATTTATACTGGTTTATATTTCGCGAATTACTAAAGACACTTGAAGCTACAGGTTTCATGCCTGATGCTGCCAGGGCTTATAGGCATTACAGAGGTGCATCTGGTGATGACCTTCATGTTAAATACAACAAAGCTATCAAAGAAGATGCGAAAATTAGGCGGTCTTTCGAATCAGAAATTGCTGGTGCACAAGCAGATATAGAACGGCTCCACGATGGCGAAACAAAAGAGTTCTGGGTCTACTCTCAAGAAGAACGTGGAACTGGCCATCCTGAAACTCAAAATTGGCAAAAGGCATTAGGCGGACACTGCATATGGGGGGAAGGTCCTGTAAAGTATGATTCAGCTACTTGCGAGTATAGCTTTCATATTTCTATCGAAATGGAAGACTGGTATAATTTTAACCCCGCACAGAATGATATAGCTACTGGCCTGCCAGATGAGATCAATGGCCGGTTTCAACGATTAGGTTGGGCAAAAGCTTTCTTTTCTCGAGGCAAAGTTGAGCGAACAGTGAAATGGAAACGTGGAAAGGCATCGACAACCACAGAAATTGACGGGGAACCTAGGAGGCGTAGCAGAAGAAGATTTCGATAA
- a CDS encoding peptidoglycan recognition family protein, whose product MKRIGTASAGVVFTAIAGGCGEEQMAQPVIVGRADYSRPKLRTHEAEPVEPTPKYSRRRAYPSNWYPEKDKEKKWRAVIVHHSATGTGCASVFHQWHKYQLGWDGIGYDFVIGNGSGSGDGEVEVTYRWRTQVTGAHAKAANNWANRDAIGVCLVGNFNDSRPTSNQLRSLAKLTDFLQRRYGISDSNVFGHRDTPRLVKATDCPGRHFPWRTFQNMLAAK is encoded by the coding sequence TTGAAAAGGATTGGCACTGCTTCGGCAGGAGTTGTATTTACAGCGATAGCAGGGGGTTGCGGTGAAGAGCAGATGGCGCAGCCGGTGATAGTCGGCCGGGCCGATTACAGCAGGCCCAAGCTTAGGACGCATGAGGCTGAGCCGGTCGAGCCAACTCCGAAATACTCGCGAAGGCGGGCGTATCCAAGCAACTGGTATCCGGAGAAGGACAAGGAAAAGAAGTGGCGTGCGGTCATTGTTCATCACTCCGCGACGGGGACCGGATGTGCGTCGGTTTTTCATCAGTGGCACAAGTATCAGCTCGGCTGGGACGGCATCGGGTATGACTTTGTGATCGGCAACGGCAGCGGCAGCGGTGACGGCGAGGTAGAGGTCACTTACCGCTGGCGGACACAGGTGACCGGGGCGCATGCCAAGGCGGCGAATAACTGGGCGAACCGGGATGCTATCGGCGTGTGTCTGGTGGGTAATTTTAACGATTCGAGGCCCACGAGCAATCAGCTCAGATCGCTTGCGAAACTTACAGATTTTCTGCAGCGGCGGTACGGTATTTCGGACAGCAATGTATTTGGTCATCGTGATACGCCGAGGCTGGTGAAGGCGACGGATTGTCCGGGCAGACACTTTCCGTGGCGCACATTCCAGAATATGCTGGCTGCGAAATAG